From the genome of Rubripirellula reticaptiva:
CAGCACGATGCCGACGCCGGACCCGAACATCCATGTAAAGATCGTCAGATCAGAATTGAGACTGAAGTTCTTTGCCATGAACGGTGCGAGCATAGCAAACACGCACATGGCAAGCATGATGCCGAAGGACTTGAATACCCAGGGTTCCATCGTTTGATCTCGCAATTGAGTCGGGAGGCGTTGATGTGGTTCGTGTGCAAATTCTTTCCGGCAAGACAGAGAAGGCAAATCATGACGGCGCAAAAAATGGTTGCGCTCATGAACGAGATCGTGTAGCGTGAAATCGCAACAACGTGCAGTCTCATGCACAGAAATACGACGAACATGATTTACGCATTCCTGAACCAGAAAGGTGGTGTCGGCAAGACAACGCTTTCCATCCATACCGCCGCCGAACTCTCCAACCGAGGAAGGCGAGTGCTGTTGATCGACGCGGATCCGCAGGGCAGCTCGCTTGGATGGTCGAACCATCGCGAGACGGCGGACTTCACTGTCGTTGGGATGGCCAAAGCCACCATCCACAAAGAGATCGAGAGCCTCGCCCGAGACTACGACGACGTTGTCATCGACGGTCCGCCTCGAGTCACCGAGCTGGCCCGATCCATCATCCTCGCAGCAGACATCGTGATCATTCCACTCCAACCATCGCCAATGGACGTTTGGGCAGCAGCCGAAACGGTTGACCTGGTTCGCGAAGCACAGATGTTCAATCCTGAGATCAAATGCTGCCTTGCGCTGAATCGAAAGATCGCCAACACGGCAATCGGAAGGGACGTGAGAGAGGCGTTGAAGGAACTCGACGTGCCGATTCTGAAAAGCGACATCGGCCAAAGAGTGGCATTCGCCGAGAGTGCAGCAAGCGGAACGACGGTTCTCGATCAAAAAAGATCGAAAGCAGCGAATGAAATCAAGAGATTCGTCGACGAACTAAGGAGGCTCCCATGAGCAAGAAAATCACCATGACAGCTCGCCCAAAAGCGAAAGCGGAAGTCGACAAATGGGTCGAGACTCGAGGATCGACCGTAGCAGAGAAGCCAGCCGTCAAACCGAAACGGCTAACAATCGATATCGACCCAACGCTTCACACCGATCTAAAGGTGAGCTGCGCCATACGGGGCATTCAGATCGCGGATCTGGTGCGCACCCTTATCGAACGCGACCTGCTCAGTCGGGTTTCAAGCGACGATTAATCGCTGATGACGTGGATGTCGGCTACAGGAACAGGCGATATTACATCGCAATTCGGTTTCACAAATCTCCGAACCTCGTCGACCAATTTCTTCGCTTGACAGCGGTCATATGTTCACCGCTTAGCCTCTGTTTGGGAAATGGAAAAGCGAATTATGCCTGAGAAAATACTGAGTACTAACCACGCAGCTCTCCACGCTACATGATCGCGATCACACGGGTTGTGGTGAGAGTCTTCTGAGAGTGGATCAATATGAAAACTTGTTTTGTTGTCGTGAAAGCTTCGGCAACGCATTCGTGAGTCGCACCGTTGCGGTCAACGAGTCCAATTTTGCGAATACCTGACATCCGTTTTCCCGTTGCGGGCACGGCCGCACCGACTTCGTCGCTGGGCGTAAAAAAGCCCGGCCAGTACAGCGATCCGAACTGAGTGTCGAAACTTGGTGAAGAGACAAAGCGTCGCAACTCACATCGAAAACCAAATTCTTGGTCGACCTCGGGCATTTCAAGGACCAAGACTCCGCACGCCCGGTGATGAGTCGAAACATATC
Proteins encoded in this window:
- the parA gene encoding ParA family partition ATPase, with amino-acid sequence MIYAFLNQKGGVGKTTLSIHTAAELSNRGRRVLLIDADPQGSSLGWSNHRETADFTVVGMAKATIHKEIESLARDYDDVVIDGPPRVTELARSIILAADIVIIPLQPSPMDVWAAAETVDLVREAQMFNPEIKCCLALNRKIANTAIGRDVREALKELDVPILKSDIGQRVAFAESAASGTTVLDQKRSKAANEIKRFVDELRRLP
- a CDS encoding plasmid partition protein ParG; amino-acid sequence: MSKKITMTARPKAKAEVDKWVETRGSTVAEKPAVKPKRLTIDIDPTLHTDLKVSCAIRGIQIADLVRTLIERDLLSRVSSDD